In Anaerolineales bacterium, a genomic segment contains:
- a CDS encoding MoaD/ThiS family protein, with protein sequence MIELHLTFYGVLKQEMGIRTLVFTLLDPAPTIADMAERLKAYYPTLSERLVSVAYAVNDVLVHLSHPLQSGDQVALLPPVSGG encoded by the coding sequence ATGATCGAACTGCACCTTACCTTTTACGGCGTCCTGAAACAAGAAATGGGCATCCGAACGCTGGTCTTCACCCTACTCGACCCTGCCCCCACCATAGCGGATATGGCTGAGCGGCTCAAAGCGTATTATCCCACCCTGTCGGAACGTTTGGTATCTGTTGCCTACGCCGTGAACGATGTTCTTGTTCATCTCTCTCACCCCCTTCAATCGGGCGATCAGGTGGCGCTTCTTCCGCCCGTCAGCGGTGGTTGA
- the moaA gene encoding GTP 3',8-cyclase MoaA, protein MPMDRLQRPLRDVRISLTDHCNFRCPYCMPAAVFGDSYRFLPTETLLTFEEITRLSRLFIALGAQKLRLTGGEPLMRPKVEALIRDLAALEGVQDLALTTNGYLLPTKAEALKAAGLHRLTISLDSMDDGVFQAMNGGRSSLGRVLEGIAAAERAGFAPLKINAVIQKGVNDHTLRDLAQFCKGRGYILRLIEYMDVGNHNGWSLDQVVTAEEMLSLIGGDMGLEPLPANYSGEVALRFGYRDGAGEIGIVASVTKPFCRVCTRLRLSADGSLYTCLFATKGIDLRTPLRAGAADEELSAMISGAWLRRTDRYSEIRAEVNENSPRPQKVEMHKVGG, encoded by the coding sequence ATGCCAATGGATCGTCTTCAGCGCCCCTTGCGCGATGTGCGTATCTCCCTGACCGATCACTGTAATTTTCGCTGCCCGTACTGTATGCCAGCGGCGGTTTTTGGCGATAGTTACCGCTTTTTGCCCACCGAAACGCTGCTGACTTTTGAGGAAATCACCCGCCTAAGCCGCTTGTTCATCGCGTTGGGGGCGCAAAAGCTCCGTCTGACGGGCGGTGAGCCGCTCATGCGCCCAAAGGTTGAAGCGCTCATTCGCGATCTCGCTGCTCTAGAGGGCGTTCAAGACCTTGCCCTAACCACAAACGGCTATCTTCTTCCCACCAAAGCCGAAGCATTGAAGGCAGCCGGACTGCACCGTCTGACGATCAGCCTCGACAGCATGGATGATGGGGTTTTTCAGGCGATGAACGGGGGGCGTTCAAGTCTGGGGCGTGTCTTGGAGGGAATCGCGGCGGCGGAACGTGCCGGCTTTGCCCCCCTGAAGATTAACGCCGTGATCCAAAAAGGGGTGAATGATCACACCCTGCGCGACCTCGCCCAGTTTTGCAAGGGACGCGGGTACATCCTGCGTCTGATCGAATACATGGATGTGGGCAACCACAACGGTTGGTCACTCGATCAGGTCGTCACTGCTGAGGAAATGCTCTCCCTCATCGGCGGAGACATGGGACTTGAGCCGCTCCCCGCAAATTATTCAGGCGAGGTTGCCCTTCGTTTTGGCTACCGTGATGGCGCCGGCGAGATCGGGATTGTCGCCTCGGTGACAAAACCCTTTTGTCGGGTGTGTACACGGCTGCGGCTCTCTGCCGATGGCTCGCTGTACACCTGTTTGTTTGCCACAAAGGGGATAGACCTGCGAACACCGCTCCGCGCTGGCGCAGCAGACGAGGAACTAAGCGCGATGATCAGCGGGGCGTGGCTGCGCCGCACGGATCGTTATTCCGAAATACGGGCGGAGGTCAATGAGAACTCACCCCGTCCGCAAAAGGTCGAAATGCATAAGGTGGGCGGCTAA
- a CDS encoding exodeoxyribonuclease VII small subunit: protein MTQANDANDVEALDFESAYRELGEVITTLEAGESRLDESVALYERGRALAAHCEALLNAATLRVRMLGDD from the coding sequence ATGACACAAGCAAACGACGCGAACGATGTAGAGGCGCTTGATTTTGAAAGCGCCTACCGCGAACTTGGTGAAGTGATCACCACCTTAGAGGCAGGCGAATCGCGCTTGGATGAGTCCGTCGCGCTCTATGAACGTGGGCGTGCGCTTGCCGCCCACTGCGAGGCGCTGCTGAATGCGGCGACGCTCCGCGTGCGTATGCTAGGGGACGACTGA
- a CDS encoding NAD-dependent epimerase/dehydratase family protein yields MTDTVFVTGGTGHLGRSLLPLLAQSGFRVRTLTRRPQDHAWLQALPNVEIISGAVEDAALMNKAVVGCRYVIHAAGLFSFWGLAGDFNQTNLKGTQNVLNAAVAAGVEKFIHISTVVVIGTPQRGRVIDESYPPAPVDPYQVSKYEGECAVLAAHRDHGLAAVVLRPGAFYGPHSRYAFNRLFIEDPLKGIRLQVNGGRNLTFPIYVGDVARAAILALTQGIPGERYNLSNPPITHKAVNRIVSEEAGIPRWRINVPNGALVILARAWEAISRLTRIEPYYPINLRTYVFYDWNVSSEKARVGLGFQPISFAEGVRHTLAWYHQIGLWKGKHTPAPR; encoded by the coding sequence ATGACGGATACGGTTTTCGTCACAGGCGGAACAGGGCATCTGGGGCGTAGTTTGCTGCCCTTGCTTGCCCAATCGGGCTTTCGCGTTCGCACCCTCACCCGCCGCCCGCAGGATCACGCTTGGCTTCAAGCGCTCCCCAACGTAGAGATTATCTCCGGTGCGGTGGAAGATGCGGCGCTCATGAACAAGGCGGTGGTGGGCTGTCGCTATGTGATTCATGCAGCCGGCTTGTTCAGTTTTTGGGGGTTGGCGGGCGATTTCAACCAGACGAACCTCAAGGGGACACAAAACGTCCTAAATGCGGCAGTTGCAGCGGGCGTGGAGAAATTTATCCATATCTCTACCGTTGTCGTTATTGGCACACCGCAACGGGGAAGGGTGATTGATGAAAGCTACCCACCTGCCCCCGTTGACCCCTACCAAGTGAGCAAATATGAAGGGGAATGTGCTGTCCTTGCTGCCCACCGCGATCATGGGTTGGCGGCTGTCGTCTTGCGTCCGGGGGCATTTTACGGACCGCACAGCCGCTATGCTTTTAACCGCCTCTTTATCGAAGACCCCTTGAAAGGAATTCGCTTACAAGTCAATGGTGGGCGCAACCTGACCTTTCCGATTTATGTGGGAGATGTGGCGCGGGCGGCGATCCTTGCCCTGACACAGGGCATCCCCGGTGAGCGCTATAATCTAAGCAATCCACCAATCACCCACAAAGCCGTAAACCGCATTGTCAGCGAGGAAGCGGGCATTCCCCGTTGGCGGATCAACGTCCCCAATGGGGCGCTGGTCATTCTTGCACGGGCATGGGAGGCAATTAGCCGTCTAACCCGCATTGAGCCGTATTATCCGATCAATCTGCGCACCTATGTTTTTTACGATTGGAACGTGAGCAGCGAAAAAGCGCGAGTGGGGCTTGGGTTTCAGCCTATTTCCTTCGCGGAGGGCGTTCGTCACACGCTGGCATGGTATCACCAGATCGGCTTGTGGAAAGGCAAACACACGCCAGCGCCGCGTTAG
- a CDS encoding GAF domain-containing sensor histidine kinase, with protein MSNQPVPLYSNEVAIRNYLQLMARYERLMEISRQLNSTLDLSTLLGRIIRAATELCDTETASIMLLDQKTGELRFEAASHQTMTRGAIEAIVVPIEGSLAGWVVKTGEPVLVEDAQNDPRHFQGVDKLVDFTTRNLLCVPMIAYDKVIGVVQAVNKREGSNWTEDDVNTLTTLAAQAAVAIENARLFQQSDFVSEMVHELRTPLAALKASTTLLLRPDLPDKRRTDIIQTIVSETDRLAHMTTDFLDLARLESGRARLETSVFNVSNLLVESMDIVSPQAEGRQIVIRSQTTDLILNADRGKLKQVLLNLLTNAIKYNRIGGEIFITAIPLETLPNEDTPTDKMARVGVRDTGPGISQENQKRLFEKFFRAADTAGYTQGTGLGLVIAKRIVEAHGGEMGFQSELDEGTEFFFTVPMVETPDPSVASVAPAPPAAPADPTEQPSA; from the coding sequence ATGTCGAACCAACCAGTGCCACTGTACAGTAACGAAGTAGCGATCCGCAACTATTTGCAGTTGATGGCGCGTTATGAACGGCTGATGGAAATCAGCCGCCAATTGAACTCCACACTTGATCTCAGCACGCTGCTAGGACGGATCATCCGTGCGGCAACCGAACTCTGCGATACAGAGACTGCCTCGATCATGCTCTTGGATCAAAAGACCGGCGAACTGCGCTTTGAAGCCGCCTCGCACCAGACGATGACACGCGGGGCAATTGAGGCTATCGTTGTCCCTATTGAAGGTAGCCTTGCCGGATGGGTGGTCAAGACCGGTGAACCTGTCCTTGTTGAGGACGCCCAAAACGACCCCCGCCATTTTCAAGGCGTCGATAAGCTGGTCGATTTCACCACGCGCAACCTCCTGTGTGTACCAATGATCGCCTACGACAAGGTGATTGGCGTTGTTCAGGCGGTGAATAAGCGTGAGGGGTCAAACTGGACAGAAGATGATGTGAATACCCTAACGACACTGGCGGCACAAGCGGCAGTTGCCATTGAAAATGCCCGCCTGTTCCAGCAAAGCGATTTCGTCTCGGAGATGGTTCACGAACTGCGGACACCCCTTGCTGCGCTGAAGGCAAGCACAACCCTGCTTCTTCGCCCTGATCTTCCTGATAAACGACGTACAGACATTATCCAGACCATCGTCAGCGAGACAGATCGCCTTGCCCACATGACAACGGATTTCCTCGATTTAGCACGCTTGGAATCAGGGCGGGCGCGGTTGGAAACCTCGGTTTTTAATGTCTCAAACCTGCTTGTCGAGAGCATGGATATTGTCAGCCCGCAAGCAGAAGGGCGCCAGATTGTTATTCGCAGCCAGACCACAGACCTAATCTTGAATGCAGATCGCGGCAAGCTGAAGCAAGTCCTCTTAAACCTTTTGACAAACGCTATCAAATACAACCGTATCGGCGGTGAGATTTTCATCACGGCGATCCCCCTGGAGACGCTCCCCAATGAAGACACCCCAACGGATAAGATGGCGCGGGTTGGCGTGCGTGATACAGGTCCCGGCATTTCCCAAGAGAACCAAAAACGCCTCTTTGAGAAGTTTTTCCGCGCAGCGGATACGGCGGGATACACACAAGGGACGGGCTTGGGGCTGGTTATTGCCAAACGCATTGTCGAGGCACATGGCGGGGAGATGGGCTTTCAGAGCGAGCTTGACGAGGGGACAGAGTTTTTCTTCACCGTGCCGATGGTGGAAACGCCCGATCCATCTGTCGCCTCGGTTGCTCCGGCTCCTCCCGCTGCTCCTGCCGACCCTACTGAACAACCATCCGCCTAG
- a CDS encoding Rrf2 family transcriptional regulator — protein MKLTTRSEYALLALIYLARKAPESDAFTPVDVIATAQNIPPKFLEQILLTLKRGHFLTSQKGQRGGYRLAKSPTEITLAEIVRLLDGPLAPTESVSKYFYRATPVEKEENLLKVLAHIRDVILDIMEKTTLAEIS, from the coding sequence ATGAAACTCACAACGCGCAGTGAATACGCACTTCTCGCCTTAATCTACCTTGCCCGCAAAGCACCAGAAAGTGACGCCTTCACGCCCGTTGACGTGATCGCCACCGCGCAGAACATCCCCCCCAAATTTTTAGAGCAAATTCTGCTCACCCTAAAACGGGGGCATTTCCTCACTAGCCAAAAAGGGCAGCGCGGCGGCTACCGTTTGGCAAAATCGCCCACTGAGATCACCCTTGCCGAGATTGTCCGCTTGCTGGATGGACCGCTTGCCCCGACGGAATCGGTGAGCAAATATTTTTATCGGGCAACGCCTGTCGAAAAAGAAGAAAACCTGCTGAAGGTTCTCGCCCACATACGGGACGTGATTCTGGACATTATGGAAAAGACAACGCTGGCTGAAATCAGTTAA
- a CDS encoding fumarate hydratase C-terminal domain-containing protein, protein MPSALDKLRRHNWTTPVRPEDTAILEMGDVVYITGTIFTGREGFFRRHLEEKQPLPSGVDLAQFNVNFHSSPAVEEVRPPSGDTPGEYRISATTGTASFRFAKFMPQLLNETGVKVVIGKSGLASDIYKACFVPNGATYLLLMGYGLGAMYGQAIQRVRQVIWREELGLAQAMWLMDVVNFGPLIVDCDKEGNSLFEKLNKQVDVKLAQAYEGLPELTLKRLGEITNYEDEVLS, encoded by the coding sequence ATGCCTTCCGCACTGGATAAATTGCGTCGCCACAATTGGACAACGCCCGTCCGCCCTGAGGACACCGCCATCTTGGAGATGGGCGATGTCGTCTATATCACGGGGACGATCTTCACCGGACGGGAAGGCTTTTTCCGCCGTCACTTGGAAGAAAAACAGCCGCTCCCGTCGGGCGTTGATCTCGCGCAGTTCAACGTGAACTTTCATTCCTCTCCGGCAGTGGAGGAAGTCCGTCCCCCCTCTGGCGACACCCCAGGCGAATACCGGATCAGCGCTACGACGGGGACGGCATCCTTCCGTTTTGCTAAATTTATGCCACAGCTTCTCAACGAGACGGGCGTGAAAGTCGTCATTGGCAAAAGCGGTCTTGCCTCAGATATTTACAAAGCCTGTTTTGTCCCCAATGGGGCAACCTATCTGCTGCTGATGGGCTACGGCTTGGGGGCGATGTACGGACAGGCGATTCAGCGCGTCCGGCAGGTAATCTGGCGCGAGGAATTGGGCTTGGCACAGGCGATGTGGCTGATGGATGTCGTCAATTTCGGTCCCCTGATTGTCGATTGTGACAAAGAGGGAAATTCCCTCTTTGAGAAACTGAACAAACAGGTGGATGTCAAATTGGCGCAGGCTTACGAAGGGCTGCCCGAACTGACCCTGAAACGCCTCGGTGAGATCACGAATTACGAAGACGAGGTACTGAGTTAA
- a CDS encoding 2,3-bisphosphoglycerate-independent phosphoglycerate mutase encodes MTVMLIILDGWGLREETAGNAVKLGHVPTFNHLWESGQYSTTTLGASGENVGLPKGQIGGSEVGHLNLGAGTMIYTDLTFIDRQIENGDFLKNPVLSKAMDRAAKSGTLHLMGLVSDGGIHSYNTHIYALIDMAKARGVKRLALHAFTDGRDTPPSSGKGYLSALQDHLKKAGIGAIATVIGRYYVMDRDKRWERTEAAYNALVSGIAERSATDPLAAVDAAYAEGTTDEFLHPYVIRTALGAPVARIESGDTIIGFNYRGDRMRQIYYALMSDSFDGFPRQKVSDLHFVSMGTWGDDVTAPRAFIRPAQETCLAEVLSKAGKTQLHMAETEKYRHVTFFFNGQRDEPYAGEERILVPSPKDVPTYDYKPEMSAVALTDKAVEAILSRKYDFILLNYANPDMVGHTGVLAAAIKAVETVDGQLKRLLEALREVGATVLVTADHGNCEMMIDPETGQPHTAHTMNRVPLILITPDGSKPPLREGNLCHMSPTLLTLMGLPIPAAMDAGSLL; translated from the coding sequence ATGACCGTCATGCTGATTATTTTGGATGGGTGGGGACTGCGTGAGGAAACAGCCGGCAATGCCGTCAAATTGGGGCATGTCCCCACCTTTAACCACCTGTGGGAAAGTGGGCAGTACAGCACCACAACGCTCGGCGCATCAGGCGAGAATGTCGGGCTTCCCAAAGGGCAGATTGGGGGCAGCGAGGTAGGGCATTTGAACCTCGGCGCCGGGACGATGATTTACACTGACCTGACCTTTATTGATCGCCAAATCGAGAACGGTGACTTTCTAAAAAATCCCGTCCTCAGCAAGGCGATGGATCGAGCGGCAAAGTCTGGCACGCTGCACCTCATGGGTTTGGTCAGCGATGGCGGTATTCACAGCTATAACACGCACATTTATGCCCTGATTGATATGGCAAAAGCGCGGGGGGTGAAACGCCTTGCCCTCCATGCCTTCACCGATGGGCGCGATACGCCGCCCTCCAGCGGGAAAGGCTACCTGAGCGCCCTCCAAGACCATCTAAAGAAGGCAGGTATTGGGGCGATAGCGACAGTTATCGGGCGCTACTATGTCATGGATCGTGACAAACGGTGGGAACGGACAGAGGCTGCCTATAACGCCCTTGTCTCTGGGATTGCCGAGCGCAGCGCCACCGATCCGCTTGCCGCTGTAGACGCCGCCTATGCTGAAGGGACAACAGACGAATTCCTTCACCCCTATGTGATCCGCACTGCGTTGGGCGCTCCGGTTGCCCGCATCGAATCCGGCGATACGATCATCGGCTTCAACTATCGTGGGGATCGAATGCGGCAGATTTATTACGCGCTGATGAGCGATTCCTTCGATGGCTTCCCCCGCCAAAAGGTGAGTGATCTGCACTTTGTTTCGATGGGGACGTGGGGGGATGATGTCACTGCTCCCCGTGCCTTCATTCGCCCCGCACAGGAAACCTGTTTGGCAGAAGTTCTGAGCAAGGCGGGAAAAACGCAGCTTCACATGGCAGAGACGGAAAAATACCGCCATGTGACGTTCTTTTTCAACGGGCAGCGCGATGAACCCTACGCGGGCGAGGAGCGCATCCTTGTGCCTTCCCCGAAGGATGTGCCAACTTATGATTACAAGCCGGAAATGTCGGCGGTGGCGCTCACCGATAAAGCGGTAGAGGCGATCCTGAGCCGGAAATATGATTTTATCCTGCTGAATTACGCCAACCCCGATATGGTTGGGCATACAGGCGTGTTGGCGGCGGCGATCAAAGCGGTGGAGACGGTGGATGGGCAGTTGAAACGGCTTTTAGAGGCGCTCCGCGAGGTAGGGGCAACCGTCCTTGTGACGGCGGATCATGGCAACTGTGAGATGATGATTGACCCCGAAACGGGACAGCCCCACACGGCGCATACGATGAACCGCGTCCCACTCATCCTGATTACGCCCGATGGCAGCAAGCCGCCCCTTCGTGAGGGTAATCTGTGCCACATGAGTCCGACGCTGCTGACGCTGATGGGGCTGCCTATTCCAGCAGCGATGGATGCCGGATCGCTTCTGTAG
- a CDS encoding dipeptidase: MPTPAEYLVANHTTFLEDLKAFLRIQSVSTLREKNPETRQAAAFVVDHLKAAGMTRVELFETNRHPIVYGEWLGAPGKPTVLVYGHYDVQPADKVKDKWTTDPFEPVVVDGKLYARGSTDDKGQILADIKAAQAWMQTTGSLPVNIKFLVEGEEEIGSENLDAFIETHLDLLRCDVAVVSDTAVVDLNTPSLTYALRGLVYMELEVWGPKVDLHSGQWGGSVHNPLQALCEIITALHNPDGSISVTGFYDKAKPISAEERAAIAEVPLTEESWRASTGAAVAWGEPAYTLRERISARPTLEVHGLIGGFTGEGSKTVLPASAKAKISCRLIPDQDPFEIYDLIKQYVATITPPAVRSEVRLLNTGYPAMVPIDSRAVAAAKNAYTRGWGKQPVFVREGGSIPVVATFNKHLGAPVLLVGYGLPDDGAHGPDEHFYLDCFYKGMATMAALLENLGGMTPDEVRG, encoded by the coding sequence ATGCCTACTCCGGCAGAGTATTTGGTGGCGAACCACACCACCTTCTTAGAAGACTTGAAAGCCTTTTTACGGATTCAGAGCGTTAGCACCCTGCGCGAGAAAAACCCTGAGACACGCCAAGCGGCAGCCTTTGTTGTTGACCATCTGAAGGCAGCGGGAATGACTCGTGTGGAACTCTTTGAGACGAACCGCCACCCAATTGTGTATGGCGAGTGGCTAGGCGCACCGGGCAAACCAACCGTCCTCGTCTATGGGCATTACGATGTTCAGCCCGCCGACAAAGTGAAAGATAAATGGACAACAGACCCTTTCGAGCCTGTTGTTGTCGATGGCAAACTCTATGCACGGGGCAGCACAGACGATAAAGGGCAAATCCTTGCCGATATAAAAGCGGCACAGGCGTGGATGCAGACGACGGGATCGCTCCCTGTGAACATCAAATTTCTGGTTGAAGGTGAGGAAGAAATCGGCTCGGAAAACCTTGATGCCTTCATCGAGACACACCTTGATCTCTTGCGCTGCGATGTTGCCGTCGTCTCTGATACGGCGGTGGTTGACCTGAACACCCCAAGCCTCACCTACGCCTTGCGCGGCTTGGTCTATATGGAGCTAGAGGTTTGGGGTCCGAAAGTGGATTTGCACTCTGGGCAGTGGGGGGGGAGTGTCCATAACCCCTTGCAAGCGCTCTGCGAGATCATCACCGCGCTGCATAACCCCGATGGGAGCATCAGCGTGACGGGCTTTTACGACAAAGCAAAGCCGATCAGCGCCGAAGAACGCGCCGCCATTGCCGAAGTGCCGCTCACGGAGGAATCGTGGCGTGCCTCAACGGGCGCGGCGGTGGCATGGGGTGAGCCAGCCTATACCCTTCGGGAACGGATCAGCGCACGCCCCACCCTTGAAGTTCATGGGCTAATCGGCGGCTTTACGGGGGAAGGATCAAAGACCGTCCTCCCTGCCTCGGCAAAGGCAAAGATAAGCTGCCGCCTTATTCCCGACCAAGACCCTTTCGAGATTTATGACCTGATCAAGCAGTACGTGGCGACGATTACCCCGCCGGCGGTGCGCAGCGAGGTGCGCCTTTTGAACACCGGCTACCCAGCGATGGTGCCGATTGATTCGCGGGCGGTTGCGGCGGCAAAGAATGCCTATACGCGGGGATGGGGAAAACAACCCGTCTTTGTCCGCGAGGGCGGGTCGATTCCGGTGGTGGCAACCTTCAATAAGCATCTGGGAGCGCCCGTGCTGCTGGTTGGCTATGGGCTGCCCGATGATGGCGCACACGGACCGGATGAGCATTTCTATCTGGACTGCTTCTACAAGGGGATGGCGACGATGGCGGCGCTCTTGGAGAATCTCGGTGGGATGACGCCGGATGAGGTGCGGGGCTGA
- a CDS encoding SGNH/GDSL hydrolase family protein, translating into MPLLFEPNKKLLFMGDSITDAGRRDVAIPYGSGYVNTVRNFLIARYPTLNLAMVNRGINGNTVRDLSSRWETDAIQERPHYLSVCVGINDVWRQFSGDKATAVPLEDYQTTLRRLLKRAVDSGVGTLILMTPFVIEPNKNDPLRKMMDSYGAAVATLATEFKARFINLQAAWDNATKYTVPQVWSADKFHPNAAGAAVIAQAFLRAVGYELA; encoded by the coding sequence ATGCCCCTTCTGTTTGAACCAAACAAGAAACTCCTCTTTATGGGCGATAGCATTACTGACGCTGGACGGCGTGATGTGGCAATTCCCTATGGCAGTGGCTATGTGAACACCGTCCGCAATTTTCTAATCGCCCGCTATCCAACGCTCAACCTTGCCATGGTGAATCGTGGGATCAATGGAAACACCGTCCGTGATCTCAGCAGCCGCTGGGAGACAGACGCTATCCAAGAGCGTCCCCATTACCTCTCCGTCTGTGTGGGGATCAACGATGTCTGGCGGCAGTTCAGCGGGGATAAGGCGACGGCTGTCCCGCTTGAGGACTATCAAACGACGCTCCGTCGCCTTCTAAAACGCGCCGTCGATTCCGGCGTGGGGACGCTCATCCTCATGACGCCGTTCGTTATCGAGCCAAACAAAAATGATCCCCTCCGCAAGATGATGGATAGTTATGGCGCGGCGGTGGCAACGCTTGCCACCGAGTTCAAGGCACGCTTCATCAACCTTCAGGCGGCGTGGGATAACGCTACCAAATACACTGTCCCGCAGGTGTGGTCTGCCGATAAATTTCACCCCAACGCAGCGGGGGCGGCGGTCATTGCCCAAGCCTTCCTTCGTGCCGTTGGTTATGAATTGGCATGA
- a CDS encoding DinB family protein, producing the protein MPTDAQKALIAKIRALPAQIAALVGGLSEQQLLAHPEGEWTIAQNVHHLADSHMNAYLRVHFALAEDHPTIKPYLQNMWAELPDATSADVTDSLALLTALHARWVYLFECLADDQFERVVYHPEQKADISVQVILEYYANHGEAHIRQITEALATLAH; encoded by the coding sequence ATGCCAACCGATGCACAGAAGGCGTTGATCGCCAAAATTCGCGCTTTGCCGGCACAGATCGCCGCACTGGTGGGTGGGCTGAGCGAGCAGCAGCTTTTGGCGCACCCAGAGGGGGAATGGACGATAGCGCAGAACGTCCACCACCTTGCCGATTCGCATATGAACGCCTACCTTCGCGTCCATTTCGCCCTTGCCGAAGACCACCCCACGATCAAGCCTTACCTTCAAAATATGTGGGCGGAACTGCCCGACGCCACCAGCGCCGATGTGACCGATTCACTGGCGCTGCTGACCGCCCTTCATGCTCGTTGGGTCTACCTCTTTGAGTGCCTCGCCGATGACCAATTTGAGCGCGTGGTATACCATCCAGAACAGAAAGCCGATATTTCGGTACAGGTCATTTTGGAATACTACGCCAATCATGGCGAGGCGCATATCCGACAGATCACCGAGGCGCTGGCAACCCTAGCCCACTAG
- a CDS encoding DinB family protein has product MTAERIVLLNRLRDFPAALTALVGGLSETERMAHPEGEWTVAQNVHHLADAHMNGYVRIRLALTEDHPTIHIYKQAQWAELPDYATADISASLAILHALHRRWLRLLESLSEAQWARTVFHPGRNGDVNIDGWLEIYANHGEAHLKQIREALATVGK; this is encoded by the coding sequence ATGACTGCTGAACGCATTGTGTTGCTAAACCGTCTGCGGGACTTTCCCGCCGCGCTGACCGCCCTTGTGGGGGGGCTGAGCGAAACCGAGCGCATGGCGCACCCAGAGGGGGAATGGACAGTGGCACAGAACGTCCACCACCTTGCCGATGCCCACATGAACGGCTATGTCCGCATCCGCCTTGCCCTGACCGAAGACCACCCCACCATCCACATCTATAAGCAGGCGCAGTGGGCAGAACTGCCCGATTACGCCACCGCCGACATCAGCGCATCGCTGGCGATTTTGCACGCGCTCCACCGCCGTTGGCTGCGCCTTTTGGAGAGCCTGAGCGAAGCGCAGTGGGCGCGGACGGTTTTTCATCCGGGGCGCAATGGGGATGTGAACATTGACGGATGGTTAGAAATTTATGCCAATCACGGCGAGGCGCACCTAAAGCAAATCCGCGAAGCACTGGCGACGGTGGGAAAGTAG